In Streptococcus pneumoniae, the sequence ACCATGACTCAAATGCTTCCAAGCTTTATCTCATACGAAGCCTTCTTGTCTTTCTTCGGTCTTGGATTACCGATTACAGTGCCAAGTTTGGGTCGTTTGATTTCGGATTATTCACAAAACGTAACAACCAATGCTTACTTGTTCTGGATTCCATTGACAACCCTTGTCTTGGTATCCTTGTCCCTTTTCGTAGTTGGTCAAAACTTAGCGGATGCTAGTGATCCACGTACACATAGATAGGAGTAGAAATGACAAAAGAAAAAAATGTAATTTTGACTGCTCGCGATATTGTCGTGGAATTTGACGTTCGTGACAAAGTATTGACAGCCATTCGCGGCGTTTCCCTTGAACTAGTTGAAGGAGAAGTATTAGCCTTGGTAGGTGAGTCAGGATCAGGTAAATCTGTTTTGACAAAGACCTTCACAGGTATGCTCGAAGAAAATGGTCGCATTGCCCAAGGTAGTATTGACTACCGTGGTCAGGATTTGACAGCTTTATCTTCTCACAAGGATTGGGAACAAATTCGTGGTGCTAAGATTGCGACTATCTTCCAGGACCCAATGACTAGTTTGGACCCCATTAAAACAATTGGTAGTCAGATTACAGAAGTTATTGTAAAACACCAAGGAAAAACAGCTAAAGAAGCGAAAGAATTGGCCATTGACTACATGAATAAGGTTGGCATTCCAGACGCAGATAGACGTTTTAATGAATACCCATTCCAATATTCTGGAGGAATGCGTCAACGTATCGTTATTGCTATTGCCCTTGCCTGCCGACCTGATGTCTTGATCTGTGATGAGCCAACAACTGCCTTGGATGTAACTATTCAAGCTCAGATTATTGATTTGCTAAAATCTTTACAAAACGAGTATCATTTCACAACAATCTTTATTACCCACGACCTTGGTGTGGTGGCAAGTATTGCGGATAAGGTAGCGGTTATGTATGCAGGAGAAATCGTTGAGTATGGAACGGTTGAGGAAGTCTTCTATGACCCTCGCCATCCATATACATGGAGTCTCTTGTCTAGCTTGCCTCAGCTTGCTGATGATAAAGGGGATCTTTACTCAATCCCAGGAACACCTCCGTCACTTTATACTGACCTGAAAGGGGATGCTTTTGCCTTGCGTTCTGACTACGCAATGCAGATTGACTTCGAACAAAAAGCTCCTCAATTCTCAGTATCAGAGACACATTGGGCTAAAACTTGGCTTCTTCATGAGGATGCTCCAAAAGTAGAAAAACCAGCTGTGATTGCAAATCTCCATGATAAGATTCGTGAAAAAATGGGATTTGCCCATCTGGCTGACTAGGAGGAAGGAAATGTCTGAAAAATTAGTAGAAATCAAAGATTTAGAAATTTCCTTCGGTGAAGGAAGTAAGAAGTTTGTCGCGGTTAAAAATGCTAACTTCTTTATCAACAAGGGAGAAACTTTCTCGCTTGTAGGTGAGTCCGGTAGTGGGAAAACAACTATTGGTCGTGCTATCATCGGTCTAAATGATACAAGTAATGGAGATATCATTTTTGATGGTCAAAAGATTAATGGTAAGAAATCGCGTGAACAAGCTGCGGAATTGATTCGTCGAATCCAGATGATTTTCCAAGACCCTGCCGCAAGTTTGAATGAACGTGCGACTGTTGATTATATTATTTCTGAAGGTCTTTACAATCACCGTTTATTTAAGGATGAAGAAGAACGTAAAGAGAAAGTTCAAAATATTATCCGTGAAGTAGGTCTTCTTGCTGAGCACTTGACTCGTTACCCTCATGAATTCTCAGGCGGTCAACGTCAACGTATCGGTATTGCCCGTGCCTTGGTCATGCAACCAGACTTTGTTATTGTAGATGAGCCAATTTCAGCCTTGGACGTTTCTGTACGTGCCCAAGTCTTGAACTTGCTCAAAAAATTCCAAAAAGAGCTCGGCCTGACCTATCTCTTCATCGCCCATGACTTGTCGGTTGTTCGCTTTATTTCAGATCGTATCGCAGTTATTTACAAGGGTGTTATTGTAGAGGTTGCAGAAACAGAAGAATTGTTTAACAATCCAATTCACCCATATACTCAAGCCTTGCTTTCAGCGGTACCAATCCCAGATCCAATCTTGGAACGTAAGAAGGTCTTGAAGGTTTACGACCCAAGTCAACACGACTATGAGACTGATAAGCCATCTATGGTAGAAATCCGTCCAGGTCACTATGTTTGGGCGAACCAAGCCGAATTGGCACGTTATCAAAAAGGACTAAACTAATAATGGTTTTATAATTTCCATGTCAATTTTTATGGGAATTATAAAACTTTTTTGTTGGACTGATTTGAAAAACTTTGAAAGCTTCCTGAAAGAATTTTCGAAAAATTTTAAAAAATTTTGAAATATTATTGACAGGTGATGAAAAAGGTGGTAGGATAGGAAGGATCAAAAAAGAAAGCAGAAAAAGAAATGAATAAGAGACAAGCCGTAACTATGAATCAAAACTTTTACTTTAGCTACTTTAGATAGTGTTTGTAGACATGTCACCATGGATGCAAACAGTTCAAGCAATTTGTTTGTATCTATGTGGCTAAGATTTTTGATTGTGGTCCATATAGATGAATATCTAAATGGACCAGCTAAGTTGTAACTTGTTAGGTTATTTCAAGTACCCGTTTAGATAGTATCTAGGCGGTTTTTTGTTTTATCTTTTCTGAGAAGGAGTTTCATTATGAAAGTTGTTCGAAAATCACTAGCCCCCTCTTGGTAGTGGGGATCCTCTTGACTTCTCTGATCAGTTTGCATCAGTTGAAGGCAGATAAGAAAAGAGATGTCTTTCGTATCGGTATTTCGCAGTTTATTACCCACCAGTCCTTAGACGCTACTAGAGAAGGATTTGTGGATGAGCTGGCCAAACAAGGCTATGTTGAGGGGGAAAATATTGAGATTGATTTGCAAAATGCACAGGGAGAACAAAGAAATCTAAAAACGATTTCCCAGCAACTAGCAGAATCCAGCGATGTCGTTCTAGCCATCGCAAGGCCTTCTGCTCAGAGCTTGGCCAATACGACGCAAACGACACCAGTTATCTTTTCAGCTGTAACAGACCCAGTCAGTGCCAAGTTGGTTGAGTCAAGAGAACATCCTGGGGGCAATGTAACTGGGACAAGCGATCAGTCATCAGATGCCATTTCAACCCAAATCAATTTGATAAAGAAAGTGTTGCTAAAGGCTAAAACGATTGGAATCCTCTATACTCAGAGCGAGCCCAATTCGGTTGTTTAAAAGGATGAAGCTAAGCGATTTCTGAAAGAAAAAGGCTTTACCGTTGTTGAAAAAACAATCTTGGACAGTAATAACGTCAAGGCGGCAGCAGAGAGTTTGATGGCAGAGGTGGATATGGTTTTTGTCCCAACTGATAATATCATTTCGTCAACCATGGAAACAGTTAAGCAGGTTTCTATTAAACACAAGGTTCCAGTATTCGGTGGTTCAACAGAAATGATTGCTGTTGGTGGCTTGTATAACTACGGAACCAATTATGAAGAATTGGGAAGACAGACAGCTCGCATGCTGATTCGTGTTTTAAAAGGTGAGGAACCAGAAAATATAGCAGTTGAGTTGCCTGAAAAACTGGAATTGCATACTAATCAAGAAATGGCAGATGCATTGTGAATTGATATTAGTAAGTTAGAAGGCAAGGAATAAGGAGGATTAAGATGAATTTTGTGTTATCTAGTTTATCAGAAGGTTTGTTGTGGTCGATTATGGCAATTGGGGTCTACTTGACTTTCCGTATTTTGGATATTGCGGATATGACTGCTGAGGGAGCCTTTCCTATGGGGGCAGCAATCGTTGTATCACAGATACAGGCAGGGGCAAATCCTTGGCTTGCGACTTTACTTGCTTTGCTGGCAGGTATGGTAGCAGGTCTTATATCAGGAATGCTCCACACCAAGATGAAAATCCCAGCTCTCTTGACAGGGATTGTGACCTTGACAGGGCTCTATTCAATCAATATTAAAATCATGGGCAGTGTACCCAATCTTTCCTTGGGAGATTCTGCAACCGTCTTTAAACAGTTGGCGAGCTTGGGTCTGACAAATGAAGGAGCTGTTTTCTCACTTAGTTTAGTCTGTCTCTTACTTGTTTGGTTTTGACCCTTTTGATGAAAACAGAGATTGGTTTGGTCTTGCGTTCGACTGGGGACAATATCCCGATGAGTGAGGCCAATGGAGTCAATGTAAACACCATGAAGATTGTTGGTTACATGATTTCAACCGGTTTGATTGCCCTATGTGGTTCCTTGTTTGCCCAAAATGATGGATTTTCAGATGTGACTTCTGGGACAGGAACCATTGTTGTTGGTTTGAGCTCGGAAGTCTTGATACACGACTTGACCATTGGAGGCCGCTTATTATCCATCGGAATCGGTGCTATTGTTTACCGTTTGATTATTTTAAATATCTATGAAATTCCAAATCTAGATCAAAACTTGGTACGTCTCTTTAATGCAATCTTGCTCGCTTTGGTTTTATTTGCACCAGCATTGCAAAAGAGATTAAAGATTCGTGGTCTGAAATTGAGAAATGAATAGGAGGAGAAAGTTATGGCAAGTTTGTTAACACTTGAAAATATTCACAAGACATTTGAAGCAGGGACGGTCAATGAGAACCATGTCCTCAAAGGATTAGATTTAGAGGTTGAAGAGGGAGATTTTATCTCTGTGATTGGTGGAAATGGAGCAGGAAAATCCACTTTGATGAATATCTTGGCTGGTAATCTATCGGTGGACGAAGGGGACCTTCTACTGGCAGGGAAATCCATTAAACATCTGAGTGTCAGAAAGAGAGCCAAGGATATTGCCCGTGTTTTTCAAGATCCTAAGATGGGAACAGCTTCTCGTTTGACGATTGAGGAGAATATGGCTATTGCCTTGAGACGTGGGCAAAAGAGAGGGCTTGGTTGGGGCGTGAAGGAGAAGGATAGAATCCAGTTCCAAGAGGCCTTGAAGGAGTTGAATATTGGTCTTGAAAACCGCTTAAAAGTAGATACTCAATATCTCTCAGGAGGACAAAGACAGGCTTTGACCCTAGTCATGGCAGCTCTGGTGAAACTCAAACTTTTGCTTTTGGATGAACATACTGCGGCACTTGACCCGAAAACCAGTCAAATGGTGATGGACTTGACGCAAAAGATTGTGGAGTACCATCAGTGGACGACTTTGATGATTACCCATGATATGAATCATGCGATTGAGTACGGCAATCGTCTCATTATGCTCTATCAAGGCAAGATAGTGGTGGATGTCAAGGGAGAAGAGAAAAAGCATCTGACAGTTGAAGACCTTATGCATCTCTTCCAGAAAAATAGTGGCCAAAGTCTGGTCAGTGATGAATTAGTTTTGGGATAAAGAAAAAGGCTGAGATCTGGTGTCTCAGTCTTTTATTTCTTGCGTTTTGCAAAATCTACAAATCTAAATTTTTCTAACTTATGGCGACTTTCGGTAAACTGAAATTGGCGCCCGTCTTGGAGATAGACTTTTGATTTAATCGAAACGACATAAGGGTCTTTGCCAATGTCCATGAGAATCTTGTCTCGGTCGCTTGAGTGGTCAATGGTGATTTCCTTCTGAGCATAATCAATAAGGAGTTTGAGGCCATTTTCTATATAAGAATAGATAGACTGCTCAGCAATTTGGCGAGTGAGATTTGGGATGAGTTCCATATCCAGATAGTCCGTATCCAGAACGGATACCAGATCATCCACCACACGCTGGCGGACCACCTTCCAAACCATCCGAAACTCTGGGAAACCGGTTATCAGTGAGGATTTTTTATCAATAATAATCTTGTCCAGACTGACCACGTTGGTTTTAGAGCGCAGTCCAAGTTCTTTAACTAGTTCTTGGTAGCTGGTTAGGTTGGATACAGGGAAATTGACGGTTTCTTCTTTGACGACTTGAGAACCTTGCCCTCTTATCTTTTTGATCAATCCTTCCTCTTGGAGGAGAGACAGGGCCTTTCGGACGGTATCACGACTCACTTGATATTGCTCCATAAGGTCGTGCTCGCTAGGAAGGAAATCTCCGACAGCGTAAGTCTCGTTTTGAATGGTTTCTTGGATTTGCTTAAATAATTGTTGGTATTTCTTCATTTTGCCTGCTTAAATAGGTTTTTAGTCTAGTTTAATGAACACCTGTATCTATTTTACCATACAAGTGCTAGAAAATTTACAAAAAAACACCCTTTTTATACCAAACAAGTTGTAGACAAGTTTGGGATCGTTTACAATATACTTATCAAATCAAACTTGCTTTGACAAGTATAAGGAGAATCAAATGGGAAAATTTGAACAAGAAGCCAAAGATCTGCTTCAGGCAATTGGAGGCAAAGAAAATGTGACTGCCGTAACTCACTGTGCGACACGGATGCGCTTTGTTTTAAGAGATGATAAGAAGGCTAATGTTAAAGCTATCGAGTCAATTCCAGCTGTTAAAGGAACTTTTACAAATGCAGGTCAATTTCAGGTAATCATTGGAAATGACGTGCCCATCTTTTATAATGATTTTACAGCCGTTTCAGGTATTGAGGGTGTTTCCAAAGAAGCAGCCAAGTCTGCAGCTAAGAGTAATCAAAACGTGGTCCAAGGTGTTATGACCACTCTGGCGGAGATTTTTACTCCGATTATTCCAGCCTTGATAGTCGGAGGATTGATCCTCGGTTTCCGTAATGTCTTGGAAGGTGTCCATTGGTCGATGTTGGATGGCAAGACCATCACAGAATCCTCTCAGTTTTGGGCAGGGGTTAATCACTTCCTCTGGTTGCCTGGTGAAGCTATCTTCCAGTTCTTACCAGTAGGGATTACTTGGTCTGTTTCTCGTAAGATGGGAACCAGCCAAATTTTGGGAATTGTTCTCGGAATCTGTTTGGTATCGCCTCAGTTGCTCAATGCCTATGCGGTTGCTTCAACGCCAGCAGCTGATATCGCGGCAAACTGGGTTTGGAATTTTGGTTATTTTACTGTTAATCGTATTGGTTACCAAGCCCAAGTTATCCCAGCCTTGCTTGCAGGTTTGAGTCTGTCTTATCTTGAAATTTTCTGGCGCAAACATATCCCAGAAGTCATTTCCATGATTTTTGTACCTTTTTTGTCATTGATTCCAGCCTTGATTTTGGCTCATACTGTTTTGGGACCAATCGGTTGGACAATTGGACAAGGACTTTCATCAGTTGTCTTGGCAGGTTTAACTGGTCCAGTTAAATGGCTCTTCGGTGCAATTTTTGGTGCCCTCTACGCTCCATTTGTCATCACAGGTCTGCACCATATGACCAATGCCATTGATACACAATTGATTGCGGATGCTGGTGGCACTGCCCTATGGCCAATGATTGCTCTTTCTAATATTGCTCAAGGCTCAGCCGTGTTTGCCTATTATTTCATGCATCGCCATGATGAGCGTGAGGCTCAGGTTTCACTTCCTGCAACCATTTCAGCCTATCTCGGTGTTACAGAACCAGCTCTTTTTGGGGTTAACGTAAAATATATTTATCCATTTGTTGCTGGGATGACTGGTTCAGCCCTTGCAGGCATGTTATCCGTTACTTTTAATGTAACTGCGGCTTCTATTGGTATCGGTGGTTTGCCAGGTATTCTCTCTATTCAACCTCAATACATGCTGCCATTTGCAGGAACTATGCTAGTTGCGATTGTTGTTCCAATGCTCTTGACTTTCTTCTTTCGCAAGGCTGGTCTCTTCACAAAAACAGAGGGCGATACGAACTTGCAGGCAGAATTCGTTGCTCAAGAAGAAGCAGAATTTGTGAGCCATGAACCAGTAGAACTTACTTCGGTAGAAATTATCAGCCCACTAACTGGCCAAGTGAAAGAATTGAGTCAAGCGACGGATCCTGTTTTTGCATCAGGTGTCATGGGGCAAGGTCTGGTCATTGAACCAAGCCAAGGTGAGTTGACCTCTCCAGTTAATGGAACAGTGACGGTTCTTTTCCCTACCAAGCATGCCATCGGCATTGTCTCTGACGAGGGAGTTGAATTGCTCATCCACATCGGTATGGATACAGTAGGTCTTGATGGCAAAGGTTTTGAAAGTCTTGTAGTCCAAGGAGATCACGTTATAGTTGGCCAGCAACTGATTCGTTTTGATATGGATGTCATTAAGGCTGCAGGTCTGGTGACAGAAACTCCTGTTATCATCACCAACCAAGATGCTTATACAGCGACTATTGCTGGAACTTATCCGACAACGATCCAAGCTGGAGCATCTCTCATGGTCGCTACACGAATCTAATACTCTTCGAAAATCTCTTCAAACCACGTCAGCTCTATCTGCAACCTCAAAATAGTGTTTTGAGCAACCTGTGGCTAGCTTCCTAGTTTGTTCTTTGATTTTCATTGAGTATAATTGAAATAGCACAAATAGGGACGGAAGACTGCTTCCTCCCTTTTATCAGAAAAGGAGAAACAGATGACACTTGATAAAGGAAAAGTAGTCTATCAAATCTATCCAAAATCTTACAAAGACACCACTGAAAACGGTATTGGGGATTTCCGTGGGATTATCGAAAAAATTCCCTATTTAGCCAAACTAGGTGTGGATATGGTCTGGCTCAATCCATTCTATCCAAGCCCTCAACGGGATAATGGTTACGATATTTCAGATTATATGGCAGTGGATCCTCTTTTTGGTGATATGGCTGATTTTGAGGAAATGGTGTGTGTCGGTAAAGAGCACAAGATTGACTTTATGCTGGACATGGTACTTAATCATTGTTCGACAGAGCATGAATGGTTTCAGAAAGCCCTAGCTGGTGATAAGTATTATCAAGACTTTTTCTTCATCCAAGACCAACCAACAGATTGGCAGTCTAAGTTTGGTGGTTCTGCATGGGCGCCTTTCGGGGATACTGGGAAATACTATCTTCACCTATTTGATGAGACCCAGGCTGACCTTAACTGGCGCAATCCCAATGTCCGTAAGGAGCTTTTCAAGGTTGTTAATTTCTGGCGCGACAAGGGTGTCAAAGGTTTTCGATTTGATGTGATCAATTTGATCGGTAAGGACGAGGTTTCAGTGGACTGTCCTGAAAATGAAGGGAAGCCAGCTTATACAGACAAACCCATCGTTCATAACTATTTGCGTATGATGAACCAAGCCACTTTTGGATCTGACGATAGCTTTATGACAGTTGGGGAAATGTCTTCTACCACCATGGAAAACTGTGTCCTCTATTCGTCGCCTGATCGTCAGGAATTATCCATGACCTTTAATTTTCATCACCTCAAGGTGGACTATAAGGATGGACAAAAGTGGACCTTGGCTCCTTTTGATTTTGAAGAGTTGAAGAGTCTTTACCATAGTTGGGGTAAGGAAATGAGTGATAAAGACGGTTGGAGTGCCCTCTTTTGGAACAATCACGATCAACCACGTGCCTTGAACCGTTTTGTCGATATTC encodes:
- a CDS encoding ABC transporter ATP-binding protein, with amino-acid sequence MTKEKNVILTARDIVVEFDVRDKVLTAIRGVSLELVEGEVLALVGESGSGKSVLTKTFTGMLEENGRIAQGSIDYRGQDLTALSSHKDWEQIRGAKIATIFQDPMTSLDPIKTIGSQITEVIVKHQGKTAKEAKELAIDYMNKVGIPDADRRFNEYPFQYSGGMRQRIVIAIALACRPDVLICDEPTTALDVTIQAQIIDLLKSLQNEYHFTTIFITHDLGVVASIADKVAVMYAGEIVEYGTVEEVFYDPRHPYTWSLLSSLPQLADDKGDLYSIPGTPPSLYTDLKGDAFALRSDYAMQIDFEQKAPQFSVSETHWAKTWLLHEDAPKVEKPAVIANLHDKIREKMGFAHLAD
- a CDS encoding ATP-binding cassette domain-containing protein, producing MSEKLVEIKDLEISFGEGSKKFVAVKNANFFINKGETFSLVGESGSGKTTIGRAIIGLNDTSNGDIIFDGQKINGKKSREQAAELIRRIQMIFQDPAASLNERATVDYIISEGLYNHRLFKDEEERKEKVQNIIREVGLLAEHLTRYPHEFSGGQRQRIGIARALVMQPDFVIVDEPISALDVSVRAQVLNLLKKFQKELGLTYLFIAHDLSVVRFISDRIAVIYKGVIVEVAETEELFNNPIHPYTQALLSAVPIPDPILERKKVLKVYDPSQHDYETDKPSMVEIRPGHYVWANQAELARYQKGLN
- a CDS encoding ABC transporter ATP-binding protein, with amino-acid sequence MASLLTLENIHKTFEAGTVNENHVLKGLDLEVEEGDFISVIGGNGAGKSTLMNILAGNLSVDEGDLLLAGKSIKHLSVRKRAKDIARVFQDPKMGTASRLTIEENMAIALRRGQKRGLGWGVKEKDRIQFQEALKELNIGLENRLKVDTQYLSGGQRQALTLVMAALVKLKLLLLDEHTAALDPKTSQMVMDLTQKIVEYHQWTTLMITHDMNHAIEYGNRLIMLYQGKIVVDVKGEEKKHLTVEDLMHLFQKNSGQSLVSDELVLG
- the treR gene encoding trehalose operon repressor is translated as MKKYQQLFKQIQETIQNETYAVGDFLPSEHDLMEQYQVSRDTVRKALSLLQEEGLIKKIRGQGSQVVKEETVNFPVSNLTSYQELVKELGLRSKTNVVSLDKIIIDKKSSLITGFPEFRMVWKVVRQRVVDDLVSVLDTDYLDMELIPNLTRQIAEQSIYSYIENGLKLLIDYAQKEITIDHSSDRDKILMDIGKDPYVVSIKSKVYLQDGRQFQFTESRHKLEKFRFVDFAKRKK
- the treP gene encoding PTS system trehalose-specific EIIBC component, coding for MGKFEQEAKDLLQAIGGKENVTAVTHCATRMRFVLRDDKKANVKAIESIPAVKGTFTNAGQFQVIIGNDVPIFYNDFTAVSGIEGVSKEAAKSAAKSNQNVVQGVMTTLAEIFTPIIPALIVGGLILGFRNVLEGVHWSMLDGKTITESSQFWAGVNHFLWLPGEAIFQFLPVGITWSVSRKMGTSQILGIVLGICLVSPQLLNAYAVASTPAADIAANWVWNFGYFTVNRIGYQAQVIPALLAGLSLSYLEIFWRKHIPEVISMIFVPFLSLIPALILAHTVLGPIGWTIGQGLSSVVLAGLTGPVKWLFGAIFGALYAPFVITGLHHMTNAIDTQLIADAGGTALWPMIALSNIAQGSAVFAYYFMHRHDEREAQVSLPATISAYLGVTEPALFGVNVKYIYPFVAGMTGSALAGMLSVTFNVTAASIGIGGLPGILSIQPQYMLPFAGTMLVAIVVPMLLTFFFRKAGLFTKTEGDTNLQAEFVAQEEAEFVSHEPVELTSVEIISPLTGQVKELSQATDPVFASGVMGQGLVIEPSQGELTSPVNGTVTVLFPTKHAIGIVSDEGVELLIHIGMDTVGLDGKGFESLVVQGDHVIVGQQLIRFDMDVIKAAGLVTETPVIITNQDAYTATIAGTYPTTIQAGASLMVATRI
- the treC gene encoding alpha,alpha-phosphotrehalase produces the protein MTLDKGKVVYQIYPKSYKDTTENGIGDFRGIIEKIPYLAKLGVDMVWLNPFYPSPQRDNGYDISDYMAVDPLFGDMADFEEMVCVGKEHKIDFMLDMVLNHCSTEHEWFQKALAGDKYYQDFFFIQDQPTDWQSKFGGSAWAPFGDTGKYYLHLFDETQADLNWRNPNVRKELFKVVNFWRDKGVKGFRFDVINLIGKDEVSVDCPENEGKPAYTDKPIVHNYLRMMNQATFGSDDSFMTVGEMSSTTMENCVLYSSPDRQELSMTFNFHHLKVDYKDGQKWTLAPFDFEELKSLYHSWGKEMSDKDGWSALFWNNHDQPRALNRFVDIQNFRKEGATMLAASIHLSRGTPYIYMGEEIGMIDPDYDSMADYVDVESLNAYQMLLEEGKSQQEAFQIIQAKSRDNSRIPMQWDASENAGFSTGTPWLKAGKSYKDINVENEIQGPIFTFYQDLIRLRKEMPIISEGSYKPAFEDSKQVYAFERQFEDQKLLVLNNFYAKEVEIDLPAVYQNGQILISNYEDAEVSEKILLKPYQTLAIYVN